A section of the Pedobacter sp. HDW13 genome encodes:
- a CDS encoding GNAT family N-acetyltransferase, with translation MQLILRPYQPSDVESLVKHANNFNISKYLTNKFPFPYEKKDGEAFIQLALSHNPLQIKAIVVNGEVIGSIGVHQLTDLYSKSAEMGYWIAEPYWGKGIMPIAVKEMLKYGFTTFDINRIFARTSHTNLASQQVLKKAGFIFEAELKSTIFKYGEYFDERIFGFRKQQLTAPNY, from the coding sequence ATGCAACTAATTTTACGCCCTTACCAACCCTCTGATGTTGAAAGCCTGGTTAAGCACGCCAATAACTTTAACATTTCGAAATACTTAACCAATAAATTCCCCTTTCCTTATGAGAAAAAGGATGGAGAGGCTTTTATTCAACTGGCATTAAGTCATAATCCTTTACAAATTAAAGCCATTGTTGTTAACGGAGAAGTAATCGGATCAATAGGTGTGCACCAACTGACTGATCTTTACAGTAAAAGTGCAGAAATGGGCTATTGGATTGCAGAACCCTACTGGGGAAAAGGGATTATGCCAATTGCTGTAAAAGAAATGCTGAAATACGGCTTTACTACCTTTGATATCAACCGGATTTTCGCCCGCACTTCCCACACCAACCTGGCTTCGCAACAGGTACTGAAAAAAGCAGGTTTTATTTTTGAAGCAGAGTTGAAATCAACCATTTTTAAATACGGCGAATATTTCGATGAACGAATTTTTGGTTTTCGCAAACAACAGCTTACAGCGCCAAACTATTAA
- a CDS encoding AAA family ATPase has translation MNFAAAEPLFPEFLSGAEMINLFAKAKGAAVDHAEILVAEIGMTEYINNPLGSYSSGMLKKLSLVLAFLGKPKLILLDEPLNTIDTESLEVLYRWIKEKHEKERISFLLSSHQPFDNLKLPGLKQISIENKKLTLNF, from the coding sequence GTGAATTTTGCTGCCGCAGAGCCATTGTTCCCAGAATTTTTAAGTGGAGCAGAGATGATCAATCTTTTTGCAAAAGCAAAAGGCGCCGCTGTTGATCATGCGGAGATCCTGGTTGCGGAAATAGGAATGACTGAATATATCAATAATCCATTAGGTTCCTATTCTAGTGGTATGCTCAAAAAGCTTTCGCTTGTGCTGGCTTTTCTTGGGAAACCAAAATTGATTTTGCTGGACGAACCTTTAAATACGATAGATACAGAATCCCTTGAAGTATTATACCGTTGGATAAAAGAAAAACATGAGAAAGAGAGGATCAGTTTTCTCTTGTCGTCACATCAACCATTTGATAATTTAAAATTGCCCGGACTTAAACAGATTAGTATTGAGAATAAAAAATTAACCTTGAACTTTTAA
- a CDS encoding CDP-alcohol phosphatidyltransferase family protein has protein sequence MKNIPIALIYSRLLIGFTIVLLSIFQVTHYTVLAIILLSVGLLTDVFDGIIARKLNISTEKLRRLDSSIDQIFFISVAVATYIQCPVFFKSNLAKLIVLGAFELSTYVLSYIKFKKEIATHSIGAKIWTLILFATLVEIMVHCEPIVLFELCLWIGLATRLEILAIVFTLKKWINDVPTIYHAVKLRQGKEIKRNKLFNG, from the coding sequence ATGAAAAATATTCCCATTGCCTTAATTTACTCGCGGCTGCTAATTGGTTTTACAATTGTTTTACTCAGTATTTTTCAGGTAACCCACTACACCGTTCTAGCCATCATATTATTATCAGTTGGTTTGCTCACCGATGTTTTTGATGGAATTATTGCACGCAAACTGAATATATCTACCGAAAAATTAAGGCGCCTGGATTCCAGCATCGATCAGATATTTTTTATTTCAGTTGCCGTAGCCACCTACATTCAATGCCCCGTTTTTTTCAAATCCAACCTGGCAAAACTGATCGTTCTAGGTGCTTTTGAGCTTTCAACCTATGTATTAAGCTATATCAAATTCAAAAAAGAAATTGCTACACACTCTATTGGCGCTAAAATCTGGACATTAATCCTATTTGCTACACTGGTCGAAATAATGGTCCATTGTGAGCCTATTGTGCTATTTGAGCTTTGCCTATGGATTGGACTGGCCACAAGATTAGAAATACTGGCAATTGTGTTTACCCTTAAAAAATGGATCAACGATGTACCCACTATTTATCATGCGGTAAAACTCAGACAAGGGAAAGAAATTAAACGCAATAAGTTATTCAACGGATAA
- a CDS encoding aspartate-semialdehyde dehydrogenase, with product MKVAVVGATGLVGTVMLKVLEERNFPLTELIPVASEKSVGKEITFKGKKFPIVSMDTAIGMKPDIALFSAGGSTSLEHAPRFKEAGTTVIDNSSAWRMNPTIKLVVPEVNAHELSIDNKIIANPNCSTIQMVVVLKPLHDKYKIKRVVVSTYQSVTGTGVKAVEQLMNERKGVDGPKAYPYEIDLNVLPHIDVFTENGYTKEEIKMIKETNKIMSDDSIKVTATTVRIPVMGGHSESVNIEFENDFDLAEVRSILEKAPGVIVVDDVANLKYPMPKDAHEKDEVFVGRIRRDESAPKALNLWIVADNLRKGAATNAVQIAEYLIQKELV from the coding sequence ATGAAAGTAGCAGTAGTAGGTGCCACCGGTTTGGTAGGCACTGTCATGTTAAAAGTATTGGAGGAAAGAAATTTCCCTTTAACAGAGTTAATTCCCGTAGCATCTGAGAAGAGTGTTGGTAAGGAAATTACTTTTAAGGGTAAGAAGTTCCCAATTGTTAGCATGGATACCGCTATTGGCATGAAACCAGATATCGCTTTATTTTCTGCTGGCGGAAGCACCTCTTTAGAGCATGCACCACGCTTTAAAGAAGCCGGAACTACAGTAATCGATAACTCTTCTGCATGGAGAATGAACCCAACCATTAAATTGGTAGTGCCAGAGGTTAATGCCCACGAGCTTTCTATCGATAATAAAATTATTGCCAACCCTAACTGTTCTACCATTCAAATGGTAGTGGTTTTAAAACCTTTGCACGATAAATATAAAATCAAACGTGTAGTGGTTTCAACTTACCAATCGGTTACCGGAACTGGCGTAAAAGCTGTAGAGCAGTTAATGAACGAACGTAAAGGCGTTGATGGCCCTAAAGCTTATCCATACGAAATCGATTTAAACGTACTTCCTCATATTGATGTTTTCACTGAAAACGGATATACCAAAGAAGAAATTAAAATGATTAAGGAAACGAACAAAATCATGAGCGACGACAGCATTAAAGTTACCGCTACAACCGTTCGTATCCCAGTAATGGGAGGTCACTCAGAATCGGTAAATATCGAGTTCGAAAACGATTTCGATTTAGCTGAAGTACGCAGTATTTTAGAAAAAGCGCCAGGTGTAATCGTTGTAGATGACGTGGCGAATTTAAAATACCCGATGCCAAAAGATGCACACGAAAAAGATGAGGTTTTTGTCGGCCGTATCCGCAGAGATGAATCGGCTCCTAAAGCGTTAAACCTTTGGATTGTTGCTGATAACCTGCGCAAAGGTGCTGCAACCAATGCAGTTCAAATTGCCGAATACCTGATTCAAAAAGAATTGGTTTAA
- a CDS encoding sugar phosphate isomerase/epimerase, with product MAAAAALLVPSFVFAAADKRAVGLQLYSLRDELPKDVKGTIAKIAKAGFKEVETYGFSIKDQFWGLTPAQFKKLLDDNGLKAPSGHYGLGSYLNDGNTTELKAAIAAAKVLKSEYVTIPWLDSGIRKNAEDYKKIAARINEAGKMCKAAGIRLAYHNHNFEFEKIGDTTGYEILLKGTDKKLVDFELDLYWVVRSGNDPIKLFKENPGRFTMWHVKDMDKANPALNAEVGTGAINFKPIFAQAKLSGMKHFFVEHETNYKPNPMASVAASCAYIKKEII from the coding sequence ATGGCTGCAGCCGCAGCACTTTTGGTTCCATCATTCGTTTTTGCTGCTGCCGATAAAAGAGCGGTTGGCTTGCAGCTGTACTCTTTAAGAGATGAATTACCAAAAGATGTAAAAGGAACAATCGCAAAAATTGCAAAAGCTGGCTTCAAAGAAGTAGAAACCTATGGTTTTTCTATCAAAGATCAGTTTTGGGGTTTAACACCTGCACAATTTAAAAAACTGCTTGATGATAATGGATTAAAAGCTCCTAGTGGTCATTATGGTTTAGGCAGTTATTTAAACGATGGCAACACCACCGAGTTAAAAGCAGCCATTGCAGCAGCTAAAGTACTTAAAAGCGAGTATGTAACCATTCCCTGGTTAGATTCGGGTATCAGAAAAAATGCCGAAGATTACAAGAAAATTGCGGCAAGAATAAACGAAGCAGGTAAAATGTGTAAAGCAGCCGGTATCCGTTTGGCTTACCATAACCACAATTTCGAATTTGAGAAAATTGGTGATACTACTGGTTACGAAATTTTATTAAAAGGTACCGATAAAAAATTAGTCGATTTCGAACTTGATTTGTATTGGGTGGTACGCTCAGGAAACGATCCTATAAAATTGTTTAAAGAAAACCCAGGTCGTTTTACCATGTGGCATGTTAAAGATATGGATAAAGCCAACCCGGCCCTAAATGCTGAGGTAGGTACTGGTGCCATTAATTTTAAACCGATTTTTGCCCAGGCAAAACTTTCGGGCATGAAACATTTCTTTGTAGAGCACGAAACCAATTACAAACCAAACCCAATGGCCTCTGTTGCAGCTAGCTGCGCTTATATTAAAAAGGAAATTATTTAA
- a CDS encoding sugar phosphate isomerase/epimerase: protein MNSRRTFLKQAGLAAGAALLIPSFAFDKPKKNIGLQLYTLRDELPKDVKGVIEKVAQAGYKEVETYGFSNGKFWGLTPKEFKALLDANGLKAPSGHYGMDDFVRTGKTDKLKADIESSAAIGGKYFTIAGAHVDTSKGADGFKKTAENFNKVAEIAKASGLKFAYHNHDFEFKKIGDITGYDVYLSETDKNLVNFEMDLYWVVRSGNDPLALFKKYPGRFPMWHVKDMDKTKREWNTEVGNGSIDFKTIFAQAKLSGMQHFFVEHETNYKPDPIGSIKTSCDYIKANLV from the coding sequence ATGAATTCAAGAAGAACATTCTTAAAACAAGCAGGATTAGCTGCCGGAGCAGCATTACTGATCCCCTCTTTCGCATTCGATAAACCAAAGAAAAATATTGGTTTACAACTTTATACCTTGCGCGATGAATTACCAAAAGATGTAAAAGGTGTTATCGAAAAGGTAGCACAAGCCGGATACAAAGAAGTAGAAACCTATGGTTTCTCTAACGGTAAATTCTGGGGTTTAACACCAAAAGAATTTAAAGCCCTGTTAGATGCAAACGGCTTAAAAGCACCAAGCGGCCACTACGGTATGGACGATTTTGTAAGAACCGGAAAAACCGACAAATTAAAAGCCGATATCGAATCATCGGCAGCTATTGGTGGTAAATATTTTACCATCGCAGGGGCACATGTTGATACCAGCAAAGGCGCAGACGGTTTCAAAAAAACTGCCGAAAACTTTAACAAGGTTGCCGAAATTGCCAAAGCATCTGGCTTAAAATTTGCCTACCACAACCACGATTTCGAATTTAAAAAAATAGGCGACATTACCGGTTATGATGTTTATTTAAGCGAAACCGACAAAAACCTGGTTAATTTCGAAATGGATTTGTACTGGGTAGTACGCTCGGGTAACGATCCCCTGGCTTTGTTTAAAAAATATCCTGGCCGTTTCCCAATGTGGCACGTAAAAGATATGGATAAAACCAAACGAGAGTGGAATACCGAAGTTGGAAATGGTTCAATTGATTTTAAAACCATCTTTGCCCAAGCCAAACTTTCGGGTATGCAGCATTTCTTTGTTGAGCACGAAACCAATTACAAACCCGATCCAATCGGTTCTATCAAAACAAGTTGCGATTATATAAAAGCAAATTTGGTATAG
- the dacB gene encoding D-alanyl-D-alanine carboxypeptidase/D-alanyl-D-alanine-endopeptidase, whose product MRLRIFSLLLILFTTNLVIAQNRIQNLEKAFNNLLNDEQAKHALLSLCVLDANTGKTLFARNEQIGLATASTLKTITAATAFSILGKDFQFQTTLAYTGTITADGTLKGNLIIIGSGDPTLGSWRYQNKENAVLSQWVSAIKSTGIKKIEGAVIGDDRIFGTQTTPEGWVWQDIGNYYGAGTSGLAWRENQFDIHLKPGSGTTEEVKIVKTVPATPYVQIVNELKTGPSGTGDRSYAFLPPYGNVAYLRGSWGMGIGKTGISVALPDPAFDCAYRLQDTLKRLGISTDQQATTTRLMVLNKQSIPSVKQKISTVSSPTLSEITYWFLKKSINLYGESLLKTIALKSGKEASTAKGAEAEIAFWVNKGIEKSALNIIDGSGLSPGDRITTAAMANVLFQAQKESWFADYYKAFPEYNGMKIKSGTINDVSAFAGYHTDAAGNKYIVVININNYSESGINKKLFKVLDELK is encoded by the coding sequence ATGCGATTAAGAATATTTTCACTACTCCTTATACTTTTTACCACAAATCTTGTCATTGCACAAAACAGGATTCAAAACCTCGAAAAAGCTTTCAACAACCTGTTAAATGATGAGCAGGCTAAACATGCTCTATTATCACTTTGTGTTTTGGATGCCAATACAGGAAAAACGCTATTTGCAAGGAATGAGCAGATTGGCTTGGCCACTGCCTCAACACTAAAAACCATTACTGCAGCCACAGCTTTCAGCATTTTAGGGAAAGATTTTCAGTTTCAAACTACACTGGCTTACACTGGTACCATTACAGCCGATGGGACATTAAAAGGAAACCTGATCATTATCGGCAGTGGTGACCCAACTTTGGGTTCGTGGCGCTACCAGAATAAAGAAAACGCCGTATTAAGCCAATGGGTTTCGGCCATAAAATCGACTGGCATTAAAAAAATTGAAGGTGCCGTAATTGGTGATGATCGTATTTTTGGCACACAAACTACTCCTGAAGGCTGGGTTTGGCAAGATATAGGCAACTACTACGGCGCAGGCACTTCGGGCCTGGCCTGGCGCGAGAATCAGTTCGATATCCATCTTAAACCCGGCAGCGGCACAACCGAAGAAGTAAAAATTGTAAAAACTGTTCCAGCTACTCCTTATGTTCAAATTGTAAATGAGTTGAAAACGGGTCCCTCTGGTACAGGTGACAGAAGTTACGCTTTCCTGCCCCCGTACGGCAATGTAGCCTACCTCCGTGGCAGCTGGGGAATGGGAATTGGTAAAACTGGTATTTCCGTGGCATTACCCGATCCTGCTTTTGATTGCGCTTACCGTTTGCAAGACACGCTAAAAAGGCTCGGCATAAGCACCGATCAGCAAGCTACCACAACCCGCTTAATGGTCTTAAACAAGCAGTCCATTCCGTCAGTAAAGCAAAAAATAAGCACTGTCAGCTCTCCTACCCTGAGCGAAATTACTTACTGGTTTTTAAAGAAAAGCATTAACCTGTACGGCGAAAGTTTATTAAAAACCATTGCCTTAAAATCAGGGAAAGAAGCCAGCACCGCTAAAGGAGCCGAAGCCGAAATAGCTTTTTGGGTTAATAAAGGCATCGAAAAGTCGGCGCTTAACATTATTGATGGCAGCGGACTTTCGCCAGGCGACAGGATTACCACTGCAGCCATGGCAAATGTTTTGTTCCAGGCACAAAAAGAAAGTTGGTTTGCCGATTATTACAAAGCTTTTCCTGAATATAACGGCATGAAAATTAAAAGTGGTACAATAAACGATGTTTCGGCATTTGCTGGTTACCATACCGATGCGGCCGGAAATAAATATATTGTTGTAATCAACATCAATAATTATAGTGAAAGCGGCATTAATAAAAAGTTATTCAAGGTGTTAGATGAATTGAAATAA
- a CDS encoding hydroxypyruvate isomerase family protein, translated as MASNINRRNALKNIVAGTAAIGVSSGLSALAMDKSESKEPFRLKGNINHAVCRWCFSSFDVEALCIEAKKIGIKGIDLVGPKDWPTLKKHGLESTMCNGAEINLVDGFNDEKFHEKLIKNYTEMIPLVAAAGYKNLICFSGNRRGKDDETGWNNCVKGLKQLIPLAEKHNVVLVMELLNSKLNHKDYQCDRTSWGAELCKRLGSENFKLLYDIYHMQIDEGDVIRNIRDYHQYIAHYHTAGVPGRNEIDDTQELYYPAIMKAIAETGFKGFVAQEFIPKQADKMASLKKAVAICDI; from the coding sequence ATGGCCTCAAACATAAATAGGAGAAATGCATTAAAGAATATCGTTGCAGGTACTGCTGCAATAGGTGTTTCTTCAGGACTATCAGCCCTTGCAATGGATAAATCAGAATCAAAAGAGCCGTTTAGGCTAAAAGGAAATATTAACCATGCGGTATGTCGCTGGTGTTTTAGTAGCTTCGATGTAGAAGCACTTTGCATCGAAGCAAAAAAAATTGGCATTAAAGGGATTGACTTAGTTGGTCCGAAAGACTGGCCTACCTTAAAAAAGCACGGTTTAGAATCGACAATGTGCAACGGTGCCGAAATTAACCTTGTTGACGGTTTCAACGATGAAAAATTTCACGAAAAGCTCATCAAAAACTATACTGAAATGATTCCTCTTGTAGCGGCAGCCGGTTACAAAAACCTGATTTGCTTTAGTGGTAACCGCCGTGGCAAAGACGATGAAACCGGATGGAACAATTGTGTAAAAGGCCTTAAACAGTTAATCCCTTTGGCAGAAAAACACAATGTTGTACTGGTAATGGAGCTTTTAAACAGCAAATTAAACCATAAAGATTACCAATGTGATAGAACCTCGTGGGGTGCTGAACTTTGCAAACGTCTAGGTTCAGAAAACTTCAAATTGCTTTACGATATTTATCACATGCAGATTGATGAAGGCGATGTAATCAGAAACATCAGGGATTATCACCAGTACATTGCGCATTATCATACCGCAGGTGTTCCGGGCCGTAATGAAATAGATGATACCCAGGAGTTGTATTACCCTGCCATTATGAAAGCCATTGCCGAAACCGGCTTTAAAGGTTTCGTTGCACAAGAATTTATACCTAAACAAGCAGATAAAATGGCTTCATTGAAAAAGGCTGTTGCTATCTGCGATATTTAA